One window from the genome of Grus americana isolate bGruAme1 chromosome 2, bGruAme1.mat, whole genome shotgun sequence encodes:
- the LOC129202223 gene encoding cytochrome b-c1 complex subunit 7: MAARAPVAGGGRLLDRIRKWYYNAAGFNKLGLMRDDTLYEDDDVKEALKRLPEHLYNERIFRIKRALDLSLKHQILPKDQWVKYEEDKHYLEPYLKEVIRERLEREAWNKK, from the exons ATGGCGGCGAGGGCACCCG TTGCAGGAGGTGGTCGCCTGTTAGACAGGATTCGCAAATGGTATTATAATGCAGCTGGATTCAACAAATTAG GATTAATGCGAGATGATACGTTgtatgaagatgatgatgtaaAAGAAGCACTGAAGAGACTTCCAGAACATCTTTACAATGAAAGAATATTTCGCATAAAGCGAGCACTCGACTTAAGCCTGAAACATCAGATCCTTCCAAAAGACCAGTGGGTGAAGTATGAAGAG gaTAAGCATTATCTTGAACCGTACCTAAAAGAAGTAATCCGTGAAAGACTTGAAAGAGAAGCATGGAACAAGAAATAA